From a region of the Zingiber officinale cultivar Zhangliang chromosome 4B, Zo_v1.1, whole genome shotgun sequence genome:
- the LOC121976381 gene encoding protein yippee-like At4g27745, which yields MANLGGPRVYSCSNCGNDVSLRDDIISKAFQGRTGRAFLFSHAMNIMVGPKEDRQLTTGLHTVADIYCRDCREVLGWKYERAYEEAQKYKEGKFIFEKSKIAKENW from the exons ATGGCGAACTTGGGAGGGCCTCGAGTTTACAGCTGCAGCAACTGTGGAAACGATGTTTCCCTCCGTGATGATATCATATCGAAAGCTTTCCAG GGGAGGACCGGGCGTGCCTTTCTGTTTTCTCACGCCATGAACATAATGGTGGGTCCAAAGGAAGATAGGCAGCTAACGACAGGACTACACACGGTTGCTGATATCTACTGCCGTGATTGTCGCGAGGTGTTGGGATGGAAGTACGAAAGAGCATACGAAGAAGCACAAAAGTACAAAGAAGGGAAGTTCATATTCGAGAAGTCAAAGATTGCCAAGGAGAACTGGTAA
- the LOC121976380 gene encoding BAG family molecular chaperone regulator 2-like isoform X2, giving the protein MRSKRAETGSVAAFIPVKEFPPEKKDADWEVRPCGMLVQKRDPDGDAGSAAPVPTFRLKVKYGDSYHEICISSQATFGELKKVLSSRTGLHPLDMKLMYKDKERDSSAFLDTAGVKDKSKLVLLEDPTAQAKRLLEMRKTNKMEKAAKSISAISLEVDRLASKVSALDAIVSKGGRVVENDVTNLIELLMNELIKLDSIVAEYDVKLQRRLQIKRVQKYIETLDMIKIKNRKQQQQNHQPQHQPQMHPNGNLQQQHPIQTQTQYQQQPQQKKAVVTTNWEKFDSIFLPSTSAAAAAAAATTVTSVAVPTHHPRFDWELF; this is encoded by the exons ATGCGGTCGAAGAGAGCTGAGACTGGGTCGGTGGCGGCGTTTATCCCCGTAAAGGAGTTTCCTCCGGAGAAGAAGGACGCGGATTGGGAGGTCAGGCCGTGTGGGATGCTGGTCCAGAAGCGCGACCCCGATGGCGACGCCGGCAGTGCGGCTCCGGTGCCAACCTTCCGCCTGAAGGTCAAGTACGGAGACTCGTATCACGAGATCTGCATCAGTTCTCAGGCGACCTTCG GCGAACTGAAGAAAGTTCTCTCCTCCAGGACTGGTCTTCACCCGCTCGACATGAAACTGATGTATAAGGACAAGGAGCGGGACTCGTCGGCGTTTCTGGACACCGCCGGTGTGAAGGACAAGTCGAAGCTGGTACTTCTGGAAGATCCCACGGCGCAGGCCAAGCGCTTGCTCGAGATGCGCAAGACGAACAAGATGGAGAAAGCCGCCAAGTCCATCTCCGCTATCAGCCTCGAGGTCGACCGCCTCGCCTCCAAG GTGTCGGCGTTGGATGCGATTGTGAGCAAAGGTGGGAGGGTGGTGGAGAACGACGTGACCAATCTCATCGAATTGCTGATGAATGAGCTGATCAAATTGGATTCTATTGTTGCTGAATATGATGTGAAGTTGCAGAGGAGATTGCAG ATCAAGAGAGTCCAAAAGTATATTGAAACACTGGATATGATCAAGATCAAGAATCGAAAGCAGCAACAACAGAACCATCAGCCACAACACCAACCACAAATGCATCCAAATGGGAACTTGCAGCAACAACATCCAATTCAAACTCAGACTCAGTATCAGCAGCAACCCCAGCAAAAGAAGGCGGTAGTAACAACCAACTGGGAGAAATTTGATTCTATATTCTTGCCATCCACCTCTGCTGCTGCCGCTGCCGCTGCCGCCACCACAGTCACCTCCGTTGCCGTGCCTACTCATCATCCAAGATTCGACTGGGAGCTATTCTGA
- the LOC121976380 gene encoding BAG family molecular chaperone regulator 2-like isoform X1, which produces MRSKRAETGSVAAFIPVKEFPPEKKDADWEVRPCGMLVQKRDPDGDAGSAAPVPTFRLKVKYGDSYHEICISSQATFGELKKVLSSRTGLHPLDMKLMYKDKERDSSAFLDTAGVKDKSKLVLLEDPTAQAKRLLEMRKTNKMEKAAKSISAISLEVDRLASKVIISHHRPPQPPSTNFLTIRSFSPIIDQVSALDAIVSKGGRVVENDVTNLIELLMNELIKLDSIVAEYDVKLQRRLQIKRVQKYIETLDMIKIKNRKQQQQNHQPQHQPQMHPNGNLQQQHPIQTQTQYQQQPQQKKAVVTTNWEKFDSIFLPSTSAAAAAAAATTVTSVAVPTHHPRFDWELF; this is translated from the exons ATGCGGTCGAAGAGAGCTGAGACTGGGTCGGTGGCGGCGTTTATCCCCGTAAAGGAGTTTCCTCCGGAGAAGAAGGACGCGGATTGGGAGGTCAGGCCGTGTGGGATGCTGGTCCAGAAGCGCGACCCCGATGGCGACGCCGGCAGTGCGGCTCCGGTGCCAACCTTCCGCCTGAAGGTCAAGTACGGAGACTCGTATCACGAGATCTGCATCAGTTCTCAGGCGACCTTCG GCGAACTGAAGAAAGTTCTCTCCTCCAGGACTGGTCTTCACCCGCTCGACATGAAACTGATGTATAAGGACAAGGAGCGGGACTCGTCGGCGTTTCTGGACACCGCCGGTGTGAAGGACAAGTCGAAGCTGGTACTTCTGGAAGATCCCACGGCGCAGGCCAAGCGCTTGCTCGAGATGCGCAAGACGAACAAGATGGAGAAAGCCGCCAAGTCCATCTCCGCTATCAGCCTCGAGGTCGACCGCCTCGCCTCCAAGGTAATAATCTCCCACCACCGTCCGCCGCAGCCACCATCTACCAATTTTCTTACAATTCGATCTTTTTCTCCAATAATTGACCAGGTGTCGGCGTTGGATGCGATTGTGAGCAAAGGTGGGAGGGTGGTGGAGAACGACGTGACCAATCTCATCGAATTGCTGATGAATGAGCTGATCAAATTGGATTCTATTGTTGCTGAATATGATGTGAAGTTGCAGAGGAGATTGCAG ATCAAGAGAGTCCAAAAGTATATTGAAACACTGGATATGATCAAGATCAAGAATCGAAAGCAGCAACAACAGAACCATCAGCCACAACACCAACCACAAATGCATCCAAATGGGAACTTGCAGCAACAACATCCAATTCAAACTCAGACTCAGTATCAGCAGCAACCCCAGCAAAAGAAGGCGGTAGTAACAACCAACTGGGAGAAATTTGATTCTATATTCTTGCCATCCACCTCTGCTGCTGCCGCTGCCGCTGCCGCCACCACAGTCACCTCCGTTGCCGTGCCTACTCATCATCCAAGATTCGACTGGGAGCTATTCTGA